The genomic stretch tatgTTTAATGATTTGTGAAGATATGATGTCCGTtatgataattaaaattatataaggAATATTTTGTCCAAAAACAAACATAAATGACGTATGAAATGAATACATCGTggtgttttcgtttgataCACGTAACCTACACCATGTGTctcaaacatttttaatattccttggacattgaaataatttatgtgCATTATCATATTAAACGAAATATGTTAGCCAATGTTCTACTTTACATTCGGTTAAATTACGTTTATATTAATAGACGCGTACTTACTTGTTAATTTACAACCTTTTAGAATCGTgtatattaaatgtaattacCTCTGTTTCTTAGTTTGTCGGAGACGGTGTCTTCAAAGCAGAATTAAACGAGTTTTTAACTCGTGAACTTTCGGAGGATGGCTACTCAGGGGTAGAGGTACGTGTTACTCCCCATCGAACAGAGATAATATTGCTGGCAACGCATACGCAGAGCGTTCTCGGGGAAAAGGGTCGAAGAATAAGAGAATTAACTTCTGTGGTTCAGAAGCGATTTAACTTTAAAGAAGCACAGAACATCGAGTTGTATGCGGAGAAAGTTGCGACTCGAGGTCTTTGCGCTATCGCGCAAGCTGAATCTCTGCGTTTCAAGTTAATTGGAGGTTTAGCTGTACGAAGGTTAGtttaaacatttatataatttatgtaaaCTTCTCGTACATAAATTGTACTATTTCTATGCAATTACAGAGCCTGCTATGGAGTTCTCCGCTTCATTATGGAATCAGGAGCAAAGGGTTGCGAAGTGGTTGTTAGTGGCAAATTGCGTGGACAGAGAGCAAAGTCCATGAAATTTGTTGATGGTTTGATGATTCATTCTGGAGAGCCAACCAACGAATATGTAAATACAGCAACCCGTCATGTCCTGCTTCGACAAGGTATGTTTGGCaaaaaattaatgataaaaacAGGTTCTAACttaatttgttatttcttgTTAGGTGTACTTGGTATCAAAGTGAAGATTATGCTGCCTTATGATCCTCATGGCAAGACAGGCCCTAAAAAACCTCTCCCAGATTCTGTGTCGATTGTTGAACCAAAAGATGAGGTGTTTCCTTCACAACCAACATCTGAAGTGAAAGCATCGAAGGATTTGCCACAACCAATACCACTTGCGGtgtaatttatatacaaatgtTAAATAAACTTTATTCTAAATAGCTTTCGAggataatttttaaatgacattcatttgtaataaaattattttaaactaTCTTTGAAGAATAACTATGACTGAGACAATTATCCACTGCTAAATATCGCTTTACCAGGAAATCCTTGGAATGACCCATATTTGTGtgaattaatgaaaaaattagtTAGTTAATATGCTTTTGATACTAATTGATTCTTTCCCGAATAAAGTGGAGGGGGTCAGTGTAAACTATCAAAGAcgctttaaaaaatatgaagatATATCTGGTGatacaaaatattacatattatgttataacatataaagtgtCCCCTGTTTTTAATTCACAGAGTTTTAaagtaaatacatttatacacgtaaaaattaaaatatataaaatgatctGTCTTCTATTGTAACTCacataaaaaagatatttattcttttacaATAGTTCTTTATATATCATGTTATTCCAAAGTGttcttttattacatttatgtTGTTACATTActgttttatgtaaaattgtGCTCAACAATATGTTTGTCCCTTTTTTACATACAAACAAGTAGCACGTTAGGGGTAAGCGTTATCCAGTGAACTTATCGTTTAACGACATGCATATTTCTTATAAGATAATTATTC from Bombus huntii isolate Logan2020A chromosome 8, iyBomHunt1.1, whole genome shotgun sequence encodes the following:
- the LOC126868380 gene encoding 40S ribosomal protein S3-like yields the protein MKKIVPFPSSTPIVFSVSNMDGRSISKKRKFVGDGVFKAELNEFLTRELSEDGYSGVEVRVTPHRTEIILLATHTQSVLGEKGRRIRELTSVVQKRFNFKEAQNIELYAEKVATRGLCAIAQAESLRFKLIGGLAVRRACYGVLRFIMESGAKGCEVVVSGKLRGQRAKSMKFVDGLMIHSGEPTNEYVNTATRHVLLRQGVLGIKVKIMLPYDPHGKTGPKKPLPDSVSIVEPKDEVFPSQPTSEVKASKDLPQPIPLAV